Proteins from a genomic interval of Lolium perenne isolate Kyuss_39 chromosome 1, Kyuss_2.0, whole genome shotgun sequence:
- the LOC127320899 gene encoding uncharacterized protein, whose translation MARHRLLAVLLVGVVAASAFHQAAAAGRGLADVEKLPEPEPKPMPYPEPKPEPKPEPMPKPMPQPEPKPKPEPKPEPKPEPKPEPMPKPEPKPEPKPEPLPKPEPKPEPKPEPKPEPLPKPEPKPMPKPEPKPEPLPKPEPKPEPKPEPKPEPKPKPEPKPEPKPEPKPEPKPEPMPKPEPKPEPKPEPKPMPEPKPEPKPMPEPKPEPMPKPEPKPEPKPEPKPEPKPKPEPKPEPKPEPMPKPEPKPEPKPEPMPKPEPKPEPKPKPMPKPEPKPEPKPEPMPKPEPKPEPKPEPKPEPPPKGKPPSTDI comes from the coding sequence atggcgaGGCATCGCCTCCTTGCCGTGCTCCTCGTCGGGGTAGTGGCAGCCTCCGCTTTTCACCAAGCGGCCGCCGCTGGCCGAGGCCTTGCTGATGTCGAGAAGCTCCCGGAGCCTGAGCCTAAACCTATGCCATACCCAGAGCCAAAGCCCGAACCCAAACCGGAGCCAATGCCGAAGCCCATGCCACAGCCAGAGCCAAAGCCAAAACCAGAACCTAAACCAGAACCTAAACCGGAACCCAAGCCTGAGCCAATGCCCAAACCTGAGCCGAAACCAGAGCCCAAGCCCGAACCATTGCCTAAGCCAGAGCCCAAACCTGAACCTAAGCCAGAACCAAAACCCGAACCATTACCCAAACCTGAACCTAAACCAATGCCCAAACCTGAACCCAAGCCTGAACCACTGCCTAAGCCAGAGCCAAAACCGGAACCCAAGCCTGAACCTAAACCTGAGCCAAAGCCCAAACCGGAGCCCAAACCGGAACCTAAGCCAGAGCCAAAACCAGAGCCTAAGCCTGAACCAATGCCTAAACCCGAGCCTAAACCCGAGCCTAAGCccgaacccaaacctatgccagagCCCAagcctgaacccaaacctatgccagagCCTAAGCCGGAACCAATGCCTAAACCAGAGCCCAAACCCGAGCctaagcccgagcccaagcctgaACCCAAACCTAAGCCAGAGCCTAAACCGGAGCCTAAGCCTGAACCAATGCCTAAGCCTGAGCCCAAACCGGAGCCAAAGCCGGAACCAATGCCTAAGCCTGAGCCCAAACCGGAGCCAAAGCCGAAACCAATGCCTAAACCTGAACCAAAGCCGGAGCCAAAGCCGGAACCAATGCCTAAACCTGAACCAAAGCCAGAGCCCAAGCCTGAACCCAAACCGGAGCCGCCACCAAAGGGAAAACCACCGTCAACTGACATTTGA